TGGCGCCATGACATCAACCTTAACCGAAGCGTTCCCGCCAGGTCGGGAAACGGTCGCCGGGGCGGGGTGTTGCCTCGTAGACGGCACGGGCGATGGCGCGCGCAAGACACTGCGTCGCCGCGGCGTGGAGGGCGATCGTCTCTTGCATCGATGCAGCCGCGGGGGCGCGTCCGGTGCTGGCGGCGAACACGGTGTCGCCGTCCATGATCGTGTGCGCCGGCCAGACCGCGAGGGCGATCCCGTCGTGCGCGGCGACCGCCATCCGATGCGCCTCGCCGCGCGTCATCGTCGCGTCGGTCGCCACCATGGCGATGGTGGTGTTGCCGCGCATGACCGCGCCGAGCTTGGTGTCGACGCTCGAGAAGTCCGCCTCGGCCGGGGCGGTGAGGCCGCCGAATTCGCCGTTCACCTCGAAAGGCGCGGCGCGAAACCATGGGCCGTTGGCGGCCACCGCGGCACCGACCGCATTGGCGATCACCATCGCCCCGACCGTCGCCTCGCCGACCCGCATCGACGCCGTGCCGAAGCCGCCCTTGAGGCCCGCCGTCATCGCGTTGCAGCCGCCCCCGACGGTGCCGACGGTCATGTCGGGCGCGGCGAGGGCGGCCTCGACGCTGGCGGCGCCGAGCGCACGGAAGTCCGCCCTCGGCCCCGACAGGTCGAAGACGACGGCCGCCGGCACGATCGGCACCCGGTGCGGGCCGATGGCGAAGCCGCGGCCGTGGTCGGCGAGGGCGGTCATGACGCCGTCCGCCGAGGCGAGGCCGAACGCCGACCCGCCGGAGAGGCAGATCGCATCCACCCCGGGGCCGAGACGCGAGGGGTGGAGCGCCTCGGTCTCGCGCGAGCCGGGCGCGCCGCCATGGACTGCGACGCCTGCGACGGCGGGTTCGTCGAAGACCGCAGTGGTGACGCCGCTGCGCCGCTCGTGGTCCGTGGCATGGCCCAGGCGCAGGCCCGGCACGTCGAGAATATGGTTCATGCCGGGAGTTTAGCGGCGACGCCCTCCCGGTCGAGTGGGGCTCCGGCTATGGCCGGGCCCGGAGCCGGGCAGGGTAGGGCCGGTTCACGGGGTCGCCGAGATCGAGAAATTGAGGAGCTGCGGCAGCGCGTCGGGCTTCAGCAGCGCCCCGCCGACGATCTGGGCCGCGTTCACGGAGGCCGGCGGCGCGAGATTGACCGCCAGGGTGCCCGGATTCGCGAGGAAGCGCCGCACGGCGTCCGTCACCTGCGCCTGAAGGGCGGGGACACCGACGAGGGCGAGGAGGCTGTCGACCGTCGCCACGGCGTCGCTGCGCACCTTCTCGACCGTGTCCCCGGAGCGCTCCACCGTGCGGGTGACGAGGCGCTGCACGAGGCCGCCGTCGCGGAAGGCGAGCGTCAGGGACTCGAGGCGCACGTCGGTGAGGAGCGGCAGCATCTGCGGCAGCGCGCCGGCATTGTCGCGGATCGCGGCGATCCGCTCGGCGCTGAGGCCCTCGGCCGCGCCGGAGACGACGAGGGCGCCCACGCCGTCCGCCGCCAGCGAGGCCTCGCGTACCGCGAGCGTGCCTTCGCCGGCGCTCCAGAGACCCTCGAGCGCGCCGCTGATCGTCAGCGTGTCGTAGCCGAGGTCGGTGAGGTAGGTGCCGGCGGTGCCCTGGAAGAAGGCCGCGTCGACCCTGGCGGCCTGGAAGGCGACACGCCCGCTCCAGGGGCCGCCTTCGTCGGCGCGCGTCACCTCGATCCGCCCCACCTCGAGGGCCCGGCCCGCGGCGGGGCGCGCGGCGACGTCCTGCGCCAGAAGGCTCTCGAAGTCGCCCAGCACGGTTTCGAGCCAGGAGCCGCCGCCGTCCCGCATCGGCAGGTGGGGCCTGGCGAGCGTCAGCATCCCGGCGGTCGAGTGCGAGGCCGCGTCGGCGGTGTTGGTCATGCGCATGTCGCGGTACTGGATCGCCTCGGCCCGCAGGCCGTTGTCGGCGTCGATCAGGCCGTCGACGATCACCACGGTGCCGATCTCAAGCCGCTCGTTGCGCGCGGAGGCGCTGAGGCCGGTGAGGACGGTGCCGCGGTCGGCGCGCTGGGCGGCGGCGAAGGCGACGTCGTCGAACCCGCCCGATTCGACGATGCGCAGGAACCCGTCCGCCACGGCGTTGCCCGTCGGCTCGAACGCGGCGGCCGGCGTGGCGAGGAGGGCGAGGAGGAGCGGCAGCAGTCGGCGCATGGGTCTTCCTTCGGCACAGCGTTCCTCCGGTAGCGGATGCACGCCCGTCCTTCAAATGACGACTGCGGTACGTGGATGGCGCTTGAATTCGCGCAGGTTGCGCTTGCCGGCGCGCGGGCAAGGTGGTGGGAGAGGGGGAGGCGATCGATGGAGGGCAAGGCGATGGCACGAACGCTGGCGGTGATTCTGGCGGCCGGCAAGGGCACGCGGATGCGCTCCGGGACGCCCAAGGTGCTGCACAAGGTCGGCGGCCTGCCGATGGTCGACCACGTCCTCGCCGCGGCGAAGTCGGCCGGCGTCGAGCGGGCCGCGCTGGTGGTCGGGGCCGGGGCCTCCTGGGCCACGGACCGCGCCTCGGACGCCCTCTCCCTGCACGTCCAGACGGAGCAGATGGGCACCGCGCACGCCGTCCTCGCCGCGCGGGAGGCGTTCACCGACGACATCGACGCGATCGTCGTCCTCTTCGGCGACAACCCGCTGGTGACGGCGGCGACCATCGACCGGATGGTCGACCGCGTTCTCGGCGGTGCCGACCTTGCCGTGCTCGCCTTCAGAACCGACGCGCCGACCGGCTACGGCCGCCTGCTGCTGGACGCCAACGGCCACGTCCGCGCGATCCGCGAGGAGCGCGACGCGACCGAGGAGGAGCGGGCGATCACGCTGTGCAACTCCGGGGTCATGGCCATCCGCGCCGGCGCGCCGCTCGATGCGCTGCAGGCGATCGAGGCGAACAATGCCAAGGGCGAGTACTACCTGACCGACCTCGTCGCCATCGGCGCCGAGCGGGGCTTCAACATGGTGTGGGAGGAGGCGCCGGTCGCCGAGGTCATGGGCGTCAACGACCGTGCGCAGCTCGCGGACGCGGAGGCCGTCTTCCAGCAGCGTGCCCGCAGCAGGGCGCTGGAGACGGCGACGCTGATCGCGCCGGAGACCGTCTTCTTCAGCCACGACACCGTGGTCGGCGAGGACGTCACGATCGAGCCGAACGTCGTCTTCGGCACGGGGGTCGCGATCGGCGACGGGGCGAGGATCTATGCCTTCACCCACCTCGTCGACACCGTGGTCTCGCCGGGCGCCGCGATCGGCCCGTTCGCCCGCTCGCGCGGCGGCACGAACGTCGGCCCCGGCGCGAAGATCGGCAACTTCGTGGAGCTGAAGAACGCCGCGCTGGCGACGGGGGTGAAGATCAGCCACCTCTCCTACATCGGCGATGCCGGCGTGGGGGCGGAGGCCAACATCGGCGCCGGTACGATCACCTGCAACTACGACGGCGTGAACAAGCACCGCACCGAGATCGGCGCGGGCGCCTTCATCGGCTCCAACAGCGCGCTGGTGGCGCCGGTCTCGATCGGCGAGGGGGCATTCGTCGCCTCCGGCTCGGTGATCGTCGAGGACGTGCCGGCCGACGCGCTCGCGATCGCGCGGGGACGGCAGGCGACGAAGCCGGACCGATCGCCGCTGAAACCCAAGCCGTAGGGGGCGCGGACGCACCCGGAACGCATTTTCGGAACTTCGACCTCACCGCGCCGGTTCATCTCCCGAGGGTGACGTTACGGATCGCGGCTGCGAAGGAGGCGGAGATGACGATCAGGGAGCAGATCATCCATCAGCTTCAGAGGGTGTTCGGGGCCGAGGCACGCGACCCCGACCCCGCCCACATGAACCGGATGGAACGCGCCGAGGCGCAAAGTGCGATGCTGAAGTCCGGCAAGGGCATGGAATCGGAGTTTGCCGACCTGACCGAATCGGCCCGCCAGTACGCCCGCGAGGCGAGCCAGCACGGCCAGGAGCCGATGGAATCGGAGTTCGTCGACGACAGCGAGGGCGCGCACGCGCTCGCGCAGGCCGCCAGCGAGCATGATGGCAGCCATCTCGAGAGCGACATCGTCGACGACAACTTCGACGCCGAGGAGGAGGCCGAGCTCGCCTCGCCCGGCTCGATGCCGATCCCCCGCAGCGAGCTCGTCGATCATACCGAAGGCGCCAGGATGGCCGCCATCCGCGCGTCGCAGCGGCGCGAGGAGAATGACGACGAGCTCGACTACGACAAGGCCTGATTTTCGAGCACCTTTGCCGACGCAGGCTGCGTTTCTGTAACTCCATGTGAAGTGCAATTGGTCTCACCTGCGCTAGAGCAGTTCGGGCCGTCGAGGTGCTGATTCGCTGGTCGTGTGCGGTCCGGGCGTGCCCCGGACGGACCAGAGGGCGGCGCGTCTCCGGGCGGCACCGACTGTTCGAGGCATGCGTACGGGAAGGCGGAGACCACTATGTGCGGTATTGTGGGCGTGATCGGAGCCAGGCAGGCGGCTCCGTTGATTCTCGATGCGCTGAAACGGCTGGAATACCGGGGCTACGACTCGGCAGGCATCGCCGCCGTCGCCGGTGACGGGACGATGGACCGGGTGCGTGCCGCCGGCAAGCTGCGCAACCTGGAGCAGCGGCTCGATTCCCATCCGCTCGACGGCGGCACCGGCATCGGCCACACCCGCTGGGCGACCCACGGCGCGCCGACCGACGCCAACGCACACCCGCACGTCGCCTCGCCGGTGGCGGTGGTCCACAACGGCATCATCGAGAACTACCGCGCGCTCCGCCAGAAGCTGCAGGCGGAGGGTGCCGTCCTGACCTCGGAGACGGACACCGAGACGATCGCCCACATCCTCGCGCACGAGCTGGCGCAGGGGGCCGACCTGAAGAGCGCGATCGAGGCGACCCTGTCGCAGCTCGAGGGGGCATATGCGCTCGCCTTCTCGTTTGCCGGTCAGCCGCAGTTGCTGGCGGCGGCGCGCTTCGGCAGCCCCCTCGCCATCGGTCTCGCCTCGGACATGAAGATGATCGGCTCCGACGCCATCGCGCTGGCGCCCTTCTGCGACGAGATCGTCTACCTGGAAGACGGCGACTTCGCGATCCTCACCCAGTCGAGGCTCGACATCTACGACCGCGACGGCCACCCGGTGGAGCGCGAGGCGGTCCCGGTGCCGATGCAAGTCTCGCTCGCCGAGAAGGGCAACTACCGCCACTTCATGGCCAAGGAGATCCACGAGCAGCCGGAAGTGATCGCGCGGACCCTCAGCCACTACATCGACGTCGGGTCGGGTACGCTGCGCGACGGCGCGGTGCCGATCGACTTCTCCCAGATCCGCCGCCTGTCGATCGCGGCCTGCGGCACCGCGTACTACGCGGGGCTCGTCTCGCGGTACTGGTTCGAGCGGCTGGCGCGCCTGCCGGTCGACCTCGACGTCGCGTCCGAGTACCGCTACCGCGCGCAGGCCTTCCCGGCCGACGAGCTGGCGCTCTTCATCTCCCAGTCGGGGGAGACGGCCGACACGCTGGCCGGGCTGCGGGCGGCGAAGGCCGGCGGGCAGCAGCTCGCCACCGTCGTCAACGTGCCGACCTCGACGATGGCGCGCGAGGCGGACATCGTCCTGCCGACCCTCGCCGGACCCGAGATCGGCGTCGCCTCCACCAAGGCGTTCACCTGCCAGCTCGCGACGCTGGCGTGCCTGGCGGTGAAGGCGGGCATCGACCGCGGCACGCTGTCGCCCCTCGATGCGGAAGGGTTCCTGTCGGCGCTCGTCGAGCTGCCGCGCCTCGTGGCCGAGGCGGTAACGCTGGAGCACTCGATCGAACGTGTCGCGAAGCTTGTGGCGCCGGCGTCATCCGCGCTCTTCCTCGGCCGGGGGACGTCGTTCGCGGTGGCGATGGAAGGGGCGCTGAAGCTCAAGGAACTGAGCTACATCCACGCCGAGGCCTACGCTGCCGGTGAATTAAAGCACGGGCCTATCGCTCTGGTGGACGAAGAGCTCCCGGTCATCGTCATCGCGCCGTTCGACGACCTCTTCGCCAAGACCGTCTCCAACATGCAGGAGGTGCATGCGCGCGGCGGGCGCATCATCGCGGTGACGGACGCCCGCGGGGCGCATGCGATCGGCGACACGGCGGAGGAACTCATCGTCCTGCCGGACGTTCCGGCCTTCGTGGCCCCCGTGGTGGCGACCATCCCGCTGCAGCTGCTGGCGTATCACGCGGCGATCATCAACGGCACCGACGTCGATCAGCCCCGCAACCTCGCCAAGTCTGTGACGGTCGAGTAAGTATGCCAAGTTGAGGTGCGCTGCGCGTGTGCGAGGTGCGCACGGGTGCGTTCCTCCGCGACGTCAGGCGTGCGGTTGGCGGCCCCGAGTGCTGTGGGGTACGAGATGGACGAAGAACAGGGTGAAGTCCGGGTCGGGCGGCGGCGCAGCCTCGTCAACAGGTTGCGCAACTATCTGATCACCGGCGTGATCGTTGCCGCGCCGCTGACGATCACCGTCTACCTCGTCACCTACATCATCAGCGTCGTCGACGGCGTGGTGAAGCCGTGGATCCCGCCGGCGTGGAATCCGGAAACCTATGTGCCGTTTCCGCTCCCGGGCATCGGCCTCGTGGTGGCGATCGTCGGCCTGGCGCTGCTCGGCTTCCTGGCGGCGAACATCTTCGGCCGGACGATCCTGGCGCTGGGCGAGGCGATTCTCGCCAGGATGCCCCTCATCCGCAACGTCTACGCGGCGCTGAAGCAGATCTTCGAGACGGCACTGTCGGAGCGCAGCCACACCTTCCGACGGGCCGGACTGGTGGAGTACCCGCGCCGCGGCCTCTGGGCCGTCGTCTTCATCGCGACGGACGTGAAGGGCGAGATCAGCCAGAAGCTGGGCGACGACGACGACGCGATCTCGGTCTTCCTGCCGACGACGCCGAACCCGACATCCGGCTTCCTTCTTTTCGTGCCGCGCAAGGACGTGCTGGTGCTCGACATGAGCGTCGAGGACGCGGCAAAGCTCGTCATCTCGGCCGGCCTGATCACGCCGCGCTGGGCGCCCAAGGCGCAGGTCGAGCCGATGCGCTCGCCGCCGAGGTACGGCCCCAGGCACCCCCATGTCGCGGGCGAATCGGTCGAGGTACCGATCCTCGGCACCCTCGCCGAGGAGGACCGCAAGCACGCGGCGGAGAGCGCCGCGCGCGCCGGCGCCGAGCGGGCGGACGACACCGAGACGGTGAAATCGGAGTAGCGCGCGGCCCGGAACGGGCTTGCCACCGCGCGCGGAGCGGTTAGGAACTCGGGCGCAGTACCCTAATGGGATCATCCATGGCCGAGCTTTCCCCGAAGGACCGCCTGTCTCCGACAGACCCGAGGTCCTCGTTCCAATCCATGATTCTGGCGCTCCAGGCGTACTGGGCGGAGCGGGGCTGCGCTATCCTGCAGCCCTACGACATGGAAGTCGGCGCCGGCACCTTCCACCCGGCGACGACCCTGCGCGCGCTCGGTCCGCGGCCGTGGCGGGCGGCCTACGTGCAGCCCTCGCGCCGTCCGGGCGACGGGCGCTACGGCGAGAACCCGAACCGCCTGCAGCACTACTACCAGTTCCAGGTCATCCTGAAGCCGAGCCCGAAGGACCTTCAGGCGCTCTACCTCGGCTCGCTGGAGGCGATCGGCATCGATCTCCACCGCCACGACGTCCGGTTCGTCGAGGACGACTGGGAGAGCCCGACGCTCGGGGCCTGGGGGCTCGGCTGGGAGTGCTGGTGCGACGGCATGGAAGTGTCGCAGTTCACCTACTTCCAGCAGGTCTGCGGCATCGACTGCCGCCCGGTCTCCGGCGAGCTGACCTACGGCCTGGAGCGCCTCGCCATGTACGTGCAGGGCGTCGAGAACGTCTACGATCTCACCTACGTCGCCGAGAGCGAGGCGGGGCCGCGCGTCTCCTACGGCGAGATCTTCCTGCAGGCCGAGCGGGAGTACTCGGCGCACAATTTCGAGTTCGCCGACACCGAGATGCTGTTGCGCCACTTCCGCGACGCGGAGGCGGAGTGCCATGCGCTGCTCGCCGCAGGCGCGCCGAAGGTCGAGGGCGAGCGGCACACCCAGGTGCTGCCCGCCTACGACCAGACCATCAAGGCGAGCCACATCTTCAACCTGCTCGACGCGCGCGGCGTGATCTCCGTGACGGAGCGGCAGGGCTATATCGGCCGCGTCCGCGCGCTCGCGAAGGCGTGCGGCGAGGCCTACCTCGCGACCGACGGCGGCGGCTTCGGCTACCGCGCCGAGAGCGAGACCGAGGCGGCCTAAGCCCCCGAACGGGCACGGCAATGCGCGGGCGGGGCTGGCCTCGCCCGCGAAACGCCTCGTTAAGTCACGCGTGGTTAGGTGGGTCTGCCCACGGACTCACCTGATGCCCACGCGCCACCGACGTCGATCCCGCTTCACCTTCTTCATCTTCCCGCTGGTGCTCGTCGCCGTCGCGGTCTACTTCGGCTGGCAGTCCGGCCGGGGCGACTACGGCGAGGAGGCGCGGGTCGAACTGCGGGACGAGCGGGCCAATCTCGAGCTCGAGCTCGCCAATCTGGTGGAGCAGCGCGAACACCTTCAGGACCGGGTGCGTCGCCTGCGCGTCGACGCCCTCGACGCGGACCTGCTCGACGAGCGTGCCCGGGCGCAGCTCAACATGGCGCACCCGAACGAGATCGTGATTCTCAACGTCGCCAAGGACGCCCAGCCGGAGACCGGCAAGACGGACCTCATTCTCGGCGCGCACAACAACTGACCGGCCCCCACGCGCAGAACCGGTTCGCGCGCGGCGACAAAGTCGTTCGTCAGGATGCCCCGCCAGGAAATAATGTTAGCCCGCTCCGGAGCGGGCGTGTCCTCGGCGCACCATTCACGGCCGGATCGATCGAACATTGGAATTCATCGTCGCTCGGCCATCGTCATGGTCGATGGCACGGTCAGGCGGCGCGGCCGGCGGAGGCCGCGCGGTCCCATGGCGGGATGCCAAAAATTACCACAAAACATCGCGAGAATTTCGCTGAAGTTCGACTGTGGAAGTGTGTGGCGATGCTTGATTGCGCCGGTGCAGATCTGCCGCGCATGCGCCGGGCTTGCGGGACGATCTGTCGAGAACGCATAGCTGGTTGCACCGATACGGCGCGCGCGCGGCCGATCACCCGGGATCCCGCTGCGATCGGCCGTTTCGCAACGGGTTTGCGCGCGGACAAATCGGCTCGCCTGCTTTTCGTTGGCCGAGCCGTGGTCTAGGTTCACATCAAAAGCGGGACGTCAGGAGGGGCCTTATGGCCGTCGAAGCCAAAGCAAGAGAATCGGACGAGGCTGGCCAGACCGAAACTGCGTTCACGGCGGACGACTATCTTCGCGCCTACGAGGATATGCTGCTGATCCGCCGGTTCGAGGAAAAGGCCGGCCAGCTCTACGGCATGGGCCTGATCGGCGGCTTCTGCCACCTCTACATCGGTCAGGAAGCGGTCGTCGTCGGCGCGCAGATGGCGATGAAGGAAGGTGACCAGGTCATCACCGGCTATCGCGACCACGGCCACATGCTGGCGACCGGCATGGACCCGAAGGGCGTGATGGCCGAGCTCACCGGCCGCGCGTCGGGCTACTCCAAGGGTAAGGGTGGCTCGATGCACATGTTCTCGGTCGAGAAGAACTTCTACGGCGGCCACGGCATCGTCGGCGCGCAGGTGTCGCTCGGCACCGGCATCGGCTTCGCCAACCGCTACCGCCAGAACGGCGCGGTGGCGCTCACCTATTTCGGTGACGGCGCGGCCAACCAGGGCCAGGTCTACGAGAGCTTCAACATGGCCAAGCTCTGGTCGATCCCGGTCATCTACATGATCGAGAACAACAAGTACGGCATGGGCACCTCCATCGAGCGCGCCTCGTCGACGACGGACCTGTCCCAGCGCGGCCGCTCGTTCGACATCCCGGGCGAGCAGGTGGACGGCATGCACGTCGAGGCGGTGCGCGACGCGGTCGCCAAGGCGCTCGACCACGCGCGCTCGGGCAAGGGTCCCTACATCCTCGAGATGCTGACCTACCGCTACCGCGGCCACTCGATGTCCGACCCGGCGAAGTACCGCTCGCGCGACGAGGTGAACGAGTACCGCCAGAAGCGCGACCCGATCGAGCACGTGCGCGACATCCTGATGAAGGACTTCGGCGTCGCCGAGGACGACATCAAGTCGATCGACAAGCGCGTGCGCGACGAGGTGAACACGGCCGCCGAGTTCGCGCAGAGCGAGCCCGAGCCCGATCCCTCGGAGCTCTGGACGGACATCGTACGGTGAGAGCGTTCCCATTCATGACGATTGGCACGGCTGCGGGGGCGATGCCCATCGCCTCGAGCGGAGCGGCCACCAGCAAGAAACTGCGCGGACACTAAGAAATGCCCACCGAAATCCTGATGCCCGCCCTCAGCCCCACCATGGAGGAGGGCAAACTCTCCAAATGGCTGAAGAAGGTGGGCGACACCGTCTCGGCTGGTGACGTCATCGCCGAGATCGAGACCGACAAGGCGACCATGGAGGTCGAGGCCGTCGACGAGGGCACCCTCGGCAAGATCCTAGTCGAGGAGGGGACCGAAGGGGTTCCCGTGAACGCGCCCATCGCGGTGCTGCTCGGCGAGGGCGAGAGCGAGAGCGACATCGGCGAGGC
This genomic window from Acuticoccus sediminis contains:
- the glmU gene encoding bifunctional UDP-N-acetylglucosamine diphosphorylase/glucosamine-1-phosphate N-acetyltransferase GlmU, which encodes MARTLAVILAAGKGTRMRSGTPKVLHKVGGLPMVDHVLAAAKSAGVERAALVVGAGASWATDRASDALSLHVQTEQMGTAHAVLAAREAFTDDIDAIVVLFGDNPLVTAATIDRMVDRVLGGADLAVLAFRTDAPTGYGRLLLDANGHVRAIREERDATEEERAITLCNSGVMAIRAGAPLDALQAIEANNAKGEYYLTDLVAIGAERGFNMVWEEAPVAEVMGVNDRAQLADAEAVFQQRARSRALETATLIAPETVFFSHDTVVGEDVTIEPNVVFGTGVAIGDGARIYAFTHLVDTVVSPGAAIGPFARSRGGTNVGPGAKIGNFVELKNAALATGVKISHLSYIGDAGVGAEANIGAGTITCNYDGVNKHRTEIGAGAFIGSNSALVAPVSIGEGAFVASGSVIVEDVPADALAIARGRQATKPDRSPLKPKP
- the pdhA gene encoding pyruvate dehydrogenase (acetyl-transferring) E1 component subunit alpha; the encoded protein is MAVEAKARESDEAGQTETAFTADDYLRAYEDMLLIRRFEEKAGQLYGMGLIGGFCHLYIGQEAVVVGAQMAMKEGDQVITGYRDHGHMLATGMDPKGVMAELTGRASGYSKGKGGSMHMFSVEKNFYGGHGIVGAQVSLGTGIGFANRYRQNGAVALTYFGDGAANQGQVYESFNMAKLWSIPVIYMIENNKYGMGTSIERASSTTDLSQRGRSFDIPGEQVDGMHVEAVRDAVAKALDHARSGKGPYILEMLTYRYRGHSMSDPAKYRSRDEVNEYRQKRDPIEHVRDILMKDFGVAEDDIKSIDKRVRDEVNTAAEFAQSEPEPDPSELWTDIVR
- a CDS encoding glycine--tRNA ligase subunit alpha, producing MAELSPKDRLSPTDPRSSFQSMILALQAYWAERGCAILQPYDMEVGAGTFHPATTLRALGPRPWRAAYVQPSRRPGDGRYGENPNRLQHYYQFQVILKPSPKDLQALYLGSLEAIGIDLHRHDVRFVEDDWESPTLGAWGLGWECWCDGMEVSQFTYFQQVCGIDCRPVSGELTYGLERLAMYVQGVENVYDLTYVAESEAGPRVSYGEIFLQAEREYSAHNFEFADTEMLLRHFRDAEAECHALLAAGAPKVEGERHTQVLPAYDQTIKASHIFNLLDARGVISVTERQGYIGRVRALAKACGEAYLATDGGGFGYRAESETEAA
- a CDS encoding P1 family peptidase, which encodes MNHILDVPGLRLGHATDHERRSGVTTAVFDEPAVAGVAVHGGAPGSRETEALHPSRLGPGVDAICLSGGSAFGLASADGVMTALADHGRGFAIGPHRVPIVPAAVVFDLSGPRADFRALGAASVEAALAAPDMTVGTVGGGCNAMTAGLKGGFGTASMRVGEATVGAMVIANAVGAAVAANGPWFRAAPFEVNGEFGGLTAPAEADFSSVDTKLGAVMRGNTTIAMVATDATMTRGEAHRMAVAAHDGIALAVWPAHTIMDGDTVFAASTGRAPAAASMQETIALHAAATQCLARAIARAVYEATPRPGDRFPTWRERFG
- the glmS gene encoding glutamine--fructose-6-phosphate transaminase (isomerizing) — translated: MCGIVGVIGARQAAPLILDALKRLEYRGYDSAGIAAVAGDGTMDRVRAAGKLRNLEQRLDSHPLDGGTGIGHTRWATHGAPTDANAHPHVASPVAVVHNGIIENYRALRQKLQAEGAVLTSETDTETIAHILAHELAQGADLKSAIEATLSQLEGAYALAFSFAGQPQLLAAARFGSPLAIGLASDMKMIGSDAIALAPFCDEIVYLEDGDFAILTQSRLDIYDRDGHPVEREAVPVPMQVSLAEKGNYRHFMAKEIHEQPEVIARTLSHYIDVGSGTLRDGAVPIDFSQIRRLSIAACGTAYYAGLVSRYWFERLARLPVDLDVASEYRYRAQAFPADELALFISQSGETADTLAGLRAAKAGGQQLATVVNVPTSTMAREADIVLPTLAGPEIGVASTKAFTCQLATLACLAVKAGIDRGTLSPLDAEGFLSALVELPRLVAEAVTLEHSIERVAKLVAPASSALFLGRGTSFAVAMEGALKLKELSYIHAEAYAAGELKHGPIALVDEELPVIVIAPFDDLFAKTVSNMQEVHARGGRIIAVTDARGAHAIGDTAEELIVLPDVPAFVAPVVATIPLQLLAYHAAIINGTDVDQPRNLAKSVTVE
- a CDS encoding DUF502 domain-containing protein; amino-acid sequence: MDEEQGEVRVGRRRSLVNRLRNYLITGVIVAAPLTITVYLVTYIISVVDGVVKPWIPPAWNPETYVPFPLPGIGLVVAIVGLALLGFLAANIFGRTILALGEAILARMPLIRNVYAALKQIFETALSERSHTFRRAGLVEYPRRGLWAVVFIATDVKGEISQKLGDDDDAISVFLPTTPNPTSGFLLFVPRKDVLVLDMSVEDAAKLVISAGLITPRWAPKAQVEPMRSPPRYGPRHPHVAGESVEVPILGTLAEEDRKHAAESAARAGAERADDTETVKSE
- a CDS encoding FtsB family cell division protein produces the protein MPTRHRRRSRFTFFIFPLVLVAVAVYFGWQSGRGDYGEEARVELRDERANLELELANLVEQREHLQDRVRRLRVDALDADLLDERARAQLNMAHPNEIVILNVAKDAQPETGKTDLILGAHNN